Proteins from a genomic interval of Paenibacillus sp. FSL R5-0623:
- a CDS encoding AraC family transcriptional regulator, producing MGVPTFLETGHMQEGFPIRVIHTGNQFNYAAHWHDEVELVLVNGKSARIGVNDHVCELEKGDVLLIKPGDVHCFLPGTEHLTIILFRLELLTGSFTTEAEIQDLGQLFNKTTVIPSNTGSQSNLTQYIDDIITEKKNQKPGYRWLMVSRLYDLIILLLRTKVPVTTDESSSSGWVCTSSKKFEFLESVCEYLEEHYAEPIKLEQVAEHIKFSKFHVCKLFKEIKGVTLMEYLNHFRIIKSEWALLFRQDTILEIAIGHGFNNVNSYNRLFKKYNECTPSEFRKKHRTNMTKYGG from the coding sequence ATGGGCGTACCCACTTTTTTGGAGACAGGCCATATGCAAGAAGGTTTTCCCATTCGGGTAATTCATACAGGAAATCAGTTCAATTATGCTGCACACTGGCATGATGAGGTTGAGCTGGTTCTCGTCAATGGTAAGAGCGCCAGAATTGGTGTGAACGACCACGTGTGTGAGTTGGAAAAAGGGGATGTGCTGCTGATCAAACCAGGGGATGTGCACTGCTTTTTGCCGGGGACCGAACATTTGACCATTATCTTGTTCCGACTCGAATTGTTAACGGGGAGTTTCACGACCGAAGCCGAAATTCAGGATCTCGGACAGCTTTTCAACAAAACAACAGTTATTCCCTCGAATACGGGAAGTCAGAGCAATCTGACTCAATATATAGATGACATCATTACCGAGAAGAAAAATCAGAAGCCGGGATACCGATGGCTAATGGTATCCAGATTGTATGATCTCATCATACTTTTATTGCGTACCAAAGTACCGGTTACCACTGATGAATCTTCATCTTCAGGATGGGTATGTACTTCCTCCAAAAAATTTGAATTCCTTGAGTCGGTCTGTGAATACCTGGAGGAGCACTATGCTGAGCCCATTAAGCTGGAACAGGTGGCGGAACATATTAAATTCAGCAAGTTCCATGTCTGCAAGCTGTTCAAAGAGATCAAGGGAGTAACACTGATGGAATACTTGAATCATTTTCGAATTATCAAGTCCGAGTGGGCTTTATTGTTCCGTCAGGATACGATTCTGGAGATTGCGATCGGACATGGATTTAACAATGTTAACTCCTATAATCGTCTATTCAAAAAATATAATGAATGCACACCCTCCGAATTTCGTAAGAAACATCGTACGAATATGACAAAATATGGAGGGTAA